In Alteromonas macleodii, the sequence GCACATAAATACCATCCTGGAAAATACCAACAACTTGTTCAGCAATACCTGTACCGGCCACGCCGACTTCGTTGGTACGAGCACCACGCATAGCGGGACGAACTTCACCACCCGAGCTGCCTATTCTTAATCCGGGAACAACGTTTTCAAGACCGCTAATATTTTCAATGCCGTTACGCAAAATATCATCTGCACCTAACGCGCTTACAGAAGACGATACTTCCTGCAAATCTTGAGATTGTCGGTTTGCTGTTACTTCAATACGTTCAACACCCGCTGCTTTAGCTTCGCTGTCAGGGGTTTCTTGTTGGGCGCTAGCGCAAAAACTAACGCTGATTAGAAGTGCACTTTGAATAGCGCGGGAGAGGTATGTTGTATGGTACTTTCGTTGGTCTTGCTTCATCGTGATAGTTCCCGGATTAATAAAACCTTATCTGCAGTAACCTGTTAGTGCCCTGCGTTTATCAAGCCTTTGATGACCCTGCCTGTGACAACATCATACTAGGTTGTTTAATTCTTGGTCTAAACAAACATACAACTCAATTTACTTCGAAGTCAATAAAAATGTTCAAAGATTGTTAATTCATGAATTTTAATTTTTTGTTTAAATACATTAAGAACAAATAATATATTGTAATAAAAGGATTTATTTATAAACAAAGAGCTTTAACAATGACAGTTAAAATAAGATTTCGAAGTATAAATATAGACTTCAAGTCAAAAATGACTGGTAGGATCTGCATAGAAAAATGGCACTCGGATGGATAGAAACCGAATGCTGATGCATGAGTTAAGCATTAGTGAAAAAAGGTAAGAAAGTGCATTTGAGATAGCTTGGGTTATCAGAAAGCCCACCTAGCAAAAACGGACGTTTTGCTAGGTAGCTTCGAGGGAAAATGACGTCAGTCAGTACACCAATTTCAGGTATAAAGCCTTTGGTATTGTTCGATTAACTGTAGGTGGCAGTGCGCGATAAGATATCTAACCCTTGCTGTTTTAACCAATAAGGCACATCCATCAACACCCAGTTTTCCAGTAATTTATCCCCTTTGCGATAGTACACATCAACCACTCGCATGTCGGCACGAATACCCGACGCCGGCATGCCGAACAAGCCGCCACCAGCCGTATTCGATAGGTTCGGCCAGCCAAAGAAACAGGCAAAATTGCCTTCACTAAAGCGCGCCACATGACCATTAAAAACTTTATCTTTCAGTCCCTTACGAAAAGGAAATTGATGTTGCTGCTGGTAACGCTCGATAGTAAATGTAGCCCCTATTCCCGCTGGGCCATACCACACCATATCTTCACTCCAGCATTTGGCGAGAAGCTCTGGAGGACAGTTGTCGTTACCCGATTTATTTAAAGAATCTAGGTCTTTTACCATGTCCTCAACCAGCTCAATGGTCTTTTTAGACTCCTGAGGATCTTGCTCTTCAAACAGTAAACCGTTGTGATCACATGGCCCTGGATAAACAAACGTATGGCCTGTTTCTACGGGCAAAGGATTAAGCCCAACTTGCTGCATTAGTGCAATTAAGTCGAAGAAAATAGCGTGGCTAACTATCTTATCTTCACGTACTTCAAAAAACTCGGCATACCGTAAAAAAGCCAGTTTGCCCGTACTTCTAATGCCAAGAAATGGCTTGTCGAACAGTCCAGCAAAGTGACCCA encodes:
- a CDS encoding ester cyclase, whose translation is MSFNSEKAVVRSYQAAFDKGEASDVKGVVKSYVDENAKIYACYPFDKCSTPAELVKELWEPLKQSFTRMKRREDVFMAGDNSAGEGKWVMSMGHFAGLFDKPFLGIRSTGKLAFLRYAEFFEVREDKIVSHAIFFDLIALMQQVGLNPLPVETGHTFVYPGPCDHNGLLFEEQDPQESKKTIELVEDMVKDLDSLNKSGNDNCPPELLAKCWSEDMVWYGPAGIGATFTIERYQQQHQFPFRKGLKDKVFNGHVARFSEGNFACFFGWPNLSNTAGGGLFGMPASGIRADMRVVDVYYRKGDKLLENWVLMDVPYWLKQQGLDILSRTATYS